From a region of the Salmo trutta chromosome 10, fSalTru1.1, whole genome shotgun sequence genome:
- the LOC115201377 gene encoding class A basic helix-loop-helix protein 15 translates to MKSKGKAAKSSRKPWTEPDPEPETSDTSEPGSSEQEGSEASVHIGGSWRGVLRGGDREQGRGGGGATHNPHRCRRSHNSNKERNVRRLESNERERQRMHKLNNAFQALREAIPHVKMDKKLSKIETLTLAENYIKSLTTIILGMSSARLPPGETPTEASAARLLQCYQQHLEEDGEESLSQFLTQIHSFSQES, encoded by the coding sequence ATGAAGTCTAAAGGGAAGGCCGCTAAGTCATCCAGAAAACCCTGGACTGAGCCAGACCCCGAACCAGAGACCAGTGACACCAGTGAACCAGGCTCTAGCGAACAGGAGGGCTCTGAGGCGTCGGTCCATATCGGAGGCTCCTGGAGGGGGGTCCTGAGGGGCGGGGACCGCGAgcaaggtagaggaggagggggtgccACCCACAACCCCCACAGATGCCGACGGTCTCACAACAGCAACAAAGAACGCAACGTCCGGCGGCTGGAGAGCAACGAGCGGGAGCGCCAGCGCATGCACAAACTTAACAACGCTTTCCAGGCCCTCAGAGAGGCCATCCCGCATGTCAAAATGGATAAGAAGCTCTCCAAGATCGAGACGCTGACGCTGGCCGAGAACTACATCAAGTCCCTGACCACCATCATCCTGGGGATGTCCAGCGCCCGCCTGCCCCCCGGGGAGACACCGACAGAGGCTAGCGCTGCCAGACTGCTCCAGTGTTACCAGCAGCACctggaggaggatggggaggagagccTGTCTCAGTTCCTCACCCAGATTCACAGCTTTAGCCAGGAAAGCTAA